ACGACCAGGCACTCATGATTCACAAAATCTAATGAATTATCTCAGTACACCCCACAGTAaatcaaaaaaaaacaaaataaaacgggaaaaaaaaacaatttctattcaaccgaaaaaaaaaaaagaaaatgctcCGCCAACTCAGTGAAAACGTGTCCTGTAGAATGcattctttttctctctcctAAACCAGTATAGAttgataaatttcaataaaaaaaagccaaaattctcaattgattttttttccagCATATTTACATAATTTTGCTCATAATTAGCGATAAAGACTTAAAAGAATATTTACAACGAAAAAGATCTAAGATACCAACGTAAGGGCGTTTATCCGGcctttgtttatatttattttagttaaatttaattattttcaactactaatttaattctattttatattaatttatttaattttaaatatataagttttttatataatatctacGACTATTTATAACCTGTGTTTTGGTGTTCCCGTCAGCTATCTCAAAGATTAATTAAAGGGGTTAAATGCAATGTCACCCTACTCTTGTTTAATCGGTTTCTCAAATTAATTGTCTTAAATTTGACGAATTAACTTCCACTACATCCAAATTCAAGTCCATTTGCTGTGCTGTGAGTGAATTGGAGAGAGATGAGAAGGGGGAAAATTGCCCCAGATGGCAATGAAGCGAGAAAGAGGAGCGAGAAAGGAGACTCCAAATCCCTCAATGCCTATTTCAAGCAGAGGAAGTCACGAACAGAAGACTTCAAATGCCGGGATCTTGAAGGAGAAAATCAGAAACAAATAAGAGAATCGGGAAATGAAAATAAGGGCAAGCCGGGAAAAGGGTTCTTCGCTTGCTATCTGCTAACCTCTCTCAGCCCTCGTCATAAAGGCCACACCTATATCGGGTCTGATTCTACTGTTCTCTTCCTATATTAGTATTTTGCCTCATCCTCACCGTGTTTCTTTCTTATCTCAACATATGGATGCTAatgcttctttttttttgctgTCAAAGATTGATCTTTCTTTTTGGCAAGATATCTTTTCCAATTTACCTCTAAGGTTCAGCTTTATGATTCTGCACTTCTCACTCGAGTGTTTTGAATGGTACATGACATGTTCGAAGGCTTTTATTAGATTCGTATTTACGCATTTTGAGGTTTATCTGAGTAAATTCAATTTTAACTCGATGTTTACTTGGTTATGatctttaaattcaaattcgcTTTTTTCCCTTCAAATTTTCCGTGTTGTTTCTTTTATGGTTCATGTTGATTCGTTACCACTTACCATGAAGAAATTGATGCTACTATCTATGTGGTTTAATAAGTCATTTAAATAATATCAGCTTGCAGTTGTTTTCCTTTGATATGAGGTTCTCTAGTAAAAAATTCAAGCTGACCAAACAGTTTGCAGTTTGAACTGTTTATATAACGGCAGTGTTGCCTAATTGCAGATTTACTGTGAACCCACTGCGTCGAATAAGACAGCACAATGGGGAAATAGGGAGTGGTGCTTGGAGGACAAAGAGCCGACGCCCGTGGGAAATGGTTGTGTGCATATATGGTTTCCAACCAATGTATCTGCTCTTCAGGtcgtatatataatatatattttatattttatatatagtctATAACATGGTTGTATTCGAATCTGTTGCATCACCTTTTGGGCTTAGTAGAAAACTGGCAGGTTATGCTTAAAATGCCATTTATATGACTATGAATTGGTCTATCTCAGTCTCATCATTTAGCGCTTGTTGATTTTCTTGTATAGATGCGTTGCTTGTTGTAACAAGGAATTTGGTTGGGCTCAACAGCTATATTCTACCTTGAGTTTTCATGCATTTCTATCATCTTTTTTATTGTTATGGTATTGGTTAACTTATTCCAGCGACTGCAGCAGAATATCTTCTCACTCTAGATGAGATTGGCTATGGCAGGAAACCTTTAGTTTAGGGGTTATCTACTTTATGTGAAATTTAATTGTCTTATGTTGTCCATGCTTAGTTGATGAAGTGCTATATATAAATGTGTATGTTAAATTGAGCCATAAGGCAACAGGAGATAGAGAATGccggattttttttaaatgcagaAAAGGCAGCGTTTTGACACTCGAAGAGACATTCTTGGTTGGTGAACAATGcttccaaattttaaaattttctgagctaattgattttattatatgTAATACTTCCAATAACTGTTCTGACTCATGGTTTGTTActaatatataaatgttttcTGATGGGTTGATGCCTGCAGTTTGAGTGGGCCTGGCAGCATCCTCGAGAATCAGAGGCCGTGAGGCAAGCAGCTGCAACTTTAAATCCTTCTCTGGTGTCACCAATAAGATAAAACTTGCATATACGATGCTCACCCTCCCTGCCTGGCAGAGGTACATACTTGCCTTTTATCCCTGATAACTCCTGTTTTGTTTAGGTCAATAGTTGGTTAACCAATGTGTTATATTGTTGTTTGATCAGCTTGAACATCACGATAAACTACTTCTCAACCAAATACACAAATCATTCTGCTAGTTGCCCAAGCTTGCCGGAGCAGATGAAAGTTAAAGTTTCACCAATGGATGAGCTCCCCTGCTATACTGAACCAAATGAGATTGAATACAAAGATGATTGTGATAACTTGGATGAATATGACGAAGTCAGTGATACATGTGAAACTGTTCCAGAAACATATCCAAATGAAGTGGTTATTGTTTCAGCAGATAATTTGCATAGCATCATTCATGAGGCTTGTCATGAACAATCTGAACACATTGAAGAACATGGGACAAGAAAACCAGGGGAGTCATCCAATCTTGGAGTCGGTAATGTAGAGTCACTAGTTTTCATTGATCCCCTACTAGCAAGGCAACCTCAATTGCTACTGGCCTCACTGTGGTAAATGCTGCTGAATGTGCAGATATGAGCATTGCTGGGAAGGAGTCTTTGAGGGCATGCGGTTTAAATATGCTGTGGAAGCTGATGAAGATCCACAACCATCGGTAAAAGAGGTAAAAGAGAAACCATCAACTACTGATGAGGAATATGAAAAGCTAGGGGACACTTGCACTTTTGGTGTATATCACAGGCAGTCATTTGATGTCATTTGTTCACCAGTACGAGCATCTTCCTCAGTTTTTACTAGCCTTTCTAATGAAGAGACAGCTGAAGGAACCAATGTAAGCATTATTGAGAAGGAATGTCGGATTCAGAAGC
This portion of the Gossypium hirsutum isolate 1008001.06 unplaced genomic scaffold, Gossypium_hirsutum_v2.1 scaffold_1370, whole genome shotgun sequence genome encodes:
- the LOC121227682 gene encoding uncharacterized protein isoform X2 → MLTLPAWQSLNITINYFSTKYTNHSASCPSLPEQMKVKVSPMDELPCYTEPNEIEYKDDCDNLDEYDEVSDTCETVPETYPNEVVIVSADNLHSIIHEACHEQSEHIEEHGTRKPGESSNLGVDMSIAGKESLRACGLNMLWKLMKIHNHR
- the LOC121227682 gene encoding uncharacterized protein isoform X1, encoding MSSPAILNQMRLNTKMIVITWMNMTKSVIHVKLFQKHIQMKWLLFQQIICIASFMRLVMNNLNTLKNMGQENQGSHPILESVIYEHCWEGVFEGMRFKYAVEADEDPQPSVKEVKEKPSTTDEEYEKLGDTCTFGVYHRQSFDVICSPVRASSSVFTSLSNEETAEGTNVSIIEKECRIQKQFSAFVAASGDQQSWRKEKPLTTEVAVLKEHVPSFDVTREPEVIDLLTPSPSYRVRPCTKKRRISKFSPEIIDLT